The Stratiformator vulcanicus genome has a segment encoding these proteins:
- a CDS encoding ABC transporter substrate-binding protein encodes MKRSLILIALLGIALGGCAPRDTPQSDGAEKTTSLTLQLNWYPEAEHGGYYAADVEGYYKEAGLDVQILPGGSGVPVVQKVAAGQADFGVANADRVLLLRAQEADVIAIMAPLQDSPRCLMVRSDAEVESFSDLAGYTIAMGSEPYSDFLRNGVLPADVSIVPYNGGVTQFVARNKNFAQQGYSFSEPYFAQQEGVEPKLLMVSETGFNPYTSCLIVSRAFAEENPDVVRNMVAASIDGWQAYLKSPEETNQLILQENSELTPEILRFGVNAMKPLCVPEGSKKSDFGTMDAGRWANLREQMTQSGSLDSNSDELGAGFSLEFLPNTRPGD; translated from the coding sequence ATGAAACGCTCGCTCATTCTCATTGCCCTGTTGGGAATTGCCTTGGGAGGCTGTGCGCCGCGGGATACTCCGCAATCGGATGGCGCGGAGAAAACTACGTCGCTGACCTTGCAGCTCAATTGGTACCCGGAGGCAGAGCACGGCGGATACTACGCGGCTGATGTCGAAGGCTATTACAAAGAGGCGGGATTGGACGTTCAGATTCTGCCGGGTGGATCGGGCGTGCCGGTCGTGCAGAAAGTGGCTGCCGGCCAAGCTGACTTCGGCGTGGCGAATGCGGACCGCGTGCTGCTCTTAAGAGCGCAAGAGGCCGATGTCATCGCGATCATGGCGCCTCTGCAAGACAGCCCGCGTTGCCTGATGGTCCGCTCCGACGCCGAAGTGGAGTCTTTTAGCGATCTCGCCGGCTATACGATCGCCATGGGGAGTGAACCTTACAGTGACTTCTTAAGAAACGGCGTTTTGCCAGCCGACGTTTCCATCGTCCCTTATAACGGCGGCGTCACGCAATTCGTCGCTCGCAACAAGAACTTCGCTCAACAGGGCTATAGTTTCAGCGAACCCTATTTCGCACAGCAGGAAGGCGTTGAGCCGAAGCTGTTGATGGTGTCGGAGACGGGGTTTAATCCTTACACGAGTTGCCTCATTGTTTCACGCGCATTCGCCGAGGAAAATCCCGACGTTGTTAGGAACATGGTCGCGGCCTCTATTGACGGTTGGCAGGCCTACCTGAAATCACCGGAAGAGACGAATCAACTTATCTTGCAGGAGAACTCGGAGTTAACACCTGAGATTCTTCGGTTCGGCGTCAATGCGATGAAGCCACTTTGCGTGCCGGAAGGATCAAAGAAGTCCGACTTCGGCACGATGGATGCGGGCCGGTGGGCGAATCTAAGGGAGCAAATGACTCAATCCGGATCACTCGATAGCAATTCGGATGAACTCGGGGCCGGGTTCTCATTAGAATTTCTACCGAACACGCGACCCGGCGATTGA